The Nicotiana tabacum cultivar K326 chromosome 14, ASM71507v2, whole genome shotgun sequence genome contains a region encoding:
- the LOC107825223 gene encoding NAC domain-containing protein 54-like, producing MVSLPPGFRFHPTDEELVAYYLKRKINGRKIELEIIPEVDLYKCEPWDLPGKSLLPSKDLEWYFFSPCNRKYPNGSRTNRATKAGYWKATGKDRKVNSEMRAVGMKKTLVYYRGRAPHGARTHWVMHEYRLDERECEVANGLQDGYALCRIFKKSLNAPKVVDLYYDDNMESSDYRRPTQGSPFHVAAAGPSDDNKWSQCLSSDEAFSFNSTTPSIPNYGTLTYAPPKVNIALPPLEVHDFPQSGYVNYSTILPESSYNINQNTNQTDIVQQILSVTQASQDHINEDSFGGNYTPAADDFSFLPHNDNQIHDLGSFNFDEDFKSDRIVENLRWIGMSDMDLEKAFLEDYKTVPIDNVSGVLKEEYELEGDTSGHNSSFNEFIKKTEDFSSEFGNDFEVYEKIEVNHRMFIATQQAAKTFYYQVVPSTTVTVHRNLVKSDLVKIPQNTPFFDCFLRKKLLITRPWLRAVSTLVGVIALLHAFWIYFSLCLENEGSIEENMERNEKKKKGQDCQWSCKEKKWPYFTLVLAFSTIWLHFLNSY from the exons ATGGTTTCATTGCCTCCTGGTTTCAGGTTTCATCCCACAGACGAAGAACTTGTTGCTtactatttgaaaagaaagatcAATGGTCGTAAAATAGAACTTGAGATCATTCCTGAAGTTGATCTTTACAAATGTGAGCCTTGGGATCTACCGG GGAAGTCACTATTGCCTAGTAAAGATCTTGAATGGTATTTCTTCAGTCCCTGTAATCGTAAATATCCGAATGGATCGAGGACTAACCGGGCAACGAAAGCCGGATACTGGAAAGCTACCGGAAAAGATCGGAAAGTGAATTCTGAGATGAGAGCTGTAGGAATGAAGAAAACATTAGTATATTACAGAGGAAGAGCACCTCACGGAGCTAGAACTCATTGGGTTATGCATGAATATCGTTTGGACGAAAGAGAATGTGAAGTTGCTAATGGTTTGCAG GATGGTTATGCACTTTGCCGTATATTCAAGAAGAGTTTGAATGCACCAAAAGTGGTAGATCTTTATTATGATGATAATATGGAGAGCTCTGATTATAGAAGACCAACCCAAGGCTCTCCATTTCATGTTGCTGCAGCTGGTCCAAGTGATGATAACAAATGGAGTCAATGTTTGTCATCAGATGAAGCTTTTAGTTTCAACAGTACTACTCCATCAATTCCAAATTATGGAACATTAACATATGCACCACCCAAG GTAAATATAGCATTACCACCATTGGAGGTTCATGATTTCCCACAATCTGGCTATGTTAATTATTCCACAATATTGCCTGAATCAAGTTATAAtatcaatcaaaatacaaatCAAACAGATATTGTCCAACAAATCCTCTCAGTTACTCAAGCTTCACAAGATCATATAAATGAAGATTCATTTGGTGGAAATTATACTCCAGCAGCTGatgatttttcatttcttcctcataATGATAACCAAATTCATGACTTGGGTTCGTTCAATTTTGATGAAGATTTTAAATCTGATAGAATTGTAGAAAATTTGAGATGGATAGGAATGTCGGACATGGATCTTGAGAAG GCATTTCTTGAGGACTACAAGACGGTTCCAATAGATAATGTTTCAGGTGTCTTGAAAGAAGAATACGAGCTTGAAG GAGACACAAGTGGTCACAACAGCAGCTTCAATGAATTCATAAAAAAAACAGAAGACTTTTCATCAGAATTTGGCAATGACTTTGAAGTTTATGAGAAGATTGAAGTCAACCATAGGATGTTTATAGCTACTCAGCAAGCAGCCAAGACGTTCTATTATCAAGTTGTTCCTTCTACAACTGTCACAGTTCATCGAAATCTTGTTAAATCTGACTTAGTAAAAATACCTCAAAATACACctttttttgattgttttttgAGGAAAAAGCTATTGATCACTAGGCCTTGGTTAAGAGCAGTAAGCacattggttggtgtgattgcaCTTTTACATGCTTTTTGGATATATTTCAGCTTATGTTTGGAAAATGAAGGATCTATAGAAGAAAATATGGAACggaatgagaagaagaagaaaggtcaAGATTGTCAATGGAGTTGCAAAGAAAAGAAATGGCCTTATTTCACCCTTGTATTAGCTTTTTCTACCATTTGGTTGCACTTCCTTAATTCCTATTAA